A genomic region of Platichthys flesus chromosome 4, fPlaFle2.1, whole genome shotgun sequence contains the following coding sequences:
- the LOC133951991 gene encoding microfibril-associated glycoprotein 4-like isoform X1 has protein sequence MEVSWKLVKGGIRQQLMHQGDQKLFQVVLLLLLAPALIICHVAQYPTDCSQINEIGDHHQSGPYSIYLAGENLRVKVYCQMSPDQPAWTVIQTRMDGTVNFYRPWIQYKVGFGSVTGEHWLGLDNLHYLTSGPTKFELQVDIEDFEGHKASAHYGLFSVDSECNGYTLTVSGFTDKGAGDSMMTHNGMKFSTFDRDQDRLSENCASKHMGGFWYNYCHHANPNGIYRWGQEKTPWAVGVIWYTWKNTNDYSLKSIVMKIRPVQP, from the exons ATGGAAGTTtcctggaagctggtgaaaggaggaatcaggcagcagctgatgcatcaaggagaccagaag CTGTTTCAAgtcgtcctgctcctcctcttggCTCCAGCGTTGATCATCTGCCATGTCGCCCAATATCCGACTGACTGTAGCCAGATCAATGAAATCGGAGATCACCACCAGAGCGGCCCCTACTCAATCTACCTTGCAGGAGAGAACCTCAGAGTCAAA GTGTACTGTCAGATGAGTCCAGACCAACCAGCCTGGACA GTGATTCAGACCAGGATGGATGGAACCGTTAACTTCTACAGGCCCTGGATTCAGTACAAGGTCGGCTTTGGTTCGGTGACAGGAGAACACTGGCTCG gtCTGGACAACCTACATTATCTGACCTCAGGACCCACGAAATTTGAGTTACAGGTGGACATTGAGGACTTTGAGGGACATAAAGCGTCCGCGCATTACGGGTTGTTCTCCGTCGACTCTGAGTGTAACGGATACACTTTGACTGTGTCTGGATTCACAGATAAAGGAgcag GAGACTCCATGATGACCCACAATGGCATGAAATTCTCCACCTTTGACAGAGACCAGGACCGGCTTTCTGAGAACTGTGCCTCAAAACACATGGGAGGTTTCTGGTACAACTATTGTCACCATGCAAACCCTAATGGGATTTATCGCTGGGGGCAGGAAAAAACTCCCTGGGCTGTTGGAGTTATTTGGTACACTTGGAAAAACACCAATGACTACTCTCTGAAGTCCATCGTCATGAAGATCCGTCCTGTGCAGCCTTAG
- the LOC133951991 gene encoding microfibril-associated glycoprotein 4-like isoform X2, producing MEVSWKLVKGGIRQQLMHQGDQKVYCQMSPDQPAWTVIQTRMDGTVNFYRPWIQYKVGFGSVTGEHWLGLDNLHYLTSGPTKFELQVDIEDFEGHKASAHYGLFSVDSECNGYTLTVSGFTDKGAGDSMMTHNGMKFSTFDRDQDRLSENCASKHMGGFWYNYCHHANPNGIYRWGQEKTPWAVGVIWYTWKNTNDYSLKSIVMKIRPVQP from the exons ATGGAAGTTtcctggaagctggtgaaaggaggaatcaggcagcagctgatgcatcaaggagaccagaag GTGTACTGTCAGATGAGTCCAGACCAACCAGCCTGGACA GTGATTCAGACCAGGATGGATGGAACCGTTAACTTCTACAGGCCCTGGATTCAGTACAAGGTCGGCTTTGGTTCGGTGACAGGAGAACACTGGCTCG gtCTGGACAACCTACATTATCTGACCTCAGGACCCACGAAATTTGAGTTACAGGTGGACATTGAGGACTTTGAGGGACATAAAGCGTCCGCGCATTACGGGTTGTTCTCCGTCGACTCTGAGTGTAACGGATACACTTTGACTGTGTCTGGATTCACAGATAAAGGAgcag GAGACTCCATGATGACCCACAATGGCATGAAATTCTCCACCTTTGACAGAGACCAGGACCGGCTTTCTGAGAACTGTGCCTCAAAACACATGGGAGGTTTCTGGTACAACTATTGTCACCATGCAAACCCTAATGGGATTTATCGCTGGGGGCAGGAAAAAACTCCCTGGGCTGTTGGAGTTATTTGGTACACTTGGAAAAACACCAATGACTACTCTCTGAAGTCCATCGTCATGAAGATCCGTCCTGTGCAGCCTTAG